The Dermacentor silvarum isolate Dsil-2018 chromosome 7, BIME_Dsil_1.4, whole genome shotgun sequence genomic sequence tcaataaaacgaaaaaaaaacgatcttGGCCCTTATTgacaaaaaagttcttacgtaGAACATTTCTTAAGAGCAGATATCAGCCGTTAGTGATGTTGGACACATTAGCGATGATGGCTGGCCAATAACAAAAAAGCGCTTACGAGCCAAAAGCGTTGTGAATTCGGCCCATTGTTTTTCATCTGTTAGAAATTGCTACCTATGCTTAAGGAGTCAAATGAAAATAATTTGTAATCGCCTTGTTGATTATTCTCTTTAGGAAAGATGTTCTAATTGCCAAACCGAAGCCGAGCAGTAATCAAGTCAGATTTGTTTAGTGGAAAGCCTAAGACTATCGCAATTTTCAAGATATACATCCTCAAAGTATGCTATAAATGTATTTTAGTTCTAGTTAACATTGTCAAAAACTACTTTACGCGTGCTTTTGGGAAATTGTTATTGGAAAGCCCTAGCACATTTTAAGAGGGAACTTTAGCTTGGGGCTGGCTCCGGTTTTCATAttcgaatacatgtaaaacgcctAAATGCTTTTATGAGAGAACCACTGGACCgttttgaatgaaatttgttgcatttgagagaaaaggGGGCAAAATTGTAGTGGCTGAATAAAGGACATCTCTGATTTGGGGCCTGAAAGCTTAAAAAGATACCCGGGACTGGTATGTTTAAAAGATTGAGAAAGTTTACGATTCGGCAACTTTGATCCAAAAAACATATATTGCAGTTTTGCAAACAGCATTCGTTACCGCATCGAAAGCTTACGTGAATTCGTTATAATGTTTATGAGGGTCGTGAAAAAGTAACTACATGCTATTGGTGTCAAAGCAGTGTAAAATTATCAGCGGGATGTACAATACTGTAATTTTGCCTACCATCAGATGCAATATTAGGTCCAGTTTACGGAATTCTGGTAATGTTTTTCATTGCTGAGGAGTGTAAACTTTATAGTTTGGTTTTAAAAATATTGCGATTTTGAAAACAGCTTTGACTATATTCGATGGCCTAATTAAAGATGTGCTTTCTACAGTCACTATGCAATTTTTTTCCGTATAGTGGAACAAACATCATCAAATGTATTGCcctggttgccgagaaaaacgagtTCTTCATTCCCATGAGCCCCTGAGCCAAATCTTCCTTTTAAGGCCAAATATCGCGAAAGTAGTGTTAGCTTTACATTGTCTGGGGGGGCTAAGCAAACACGGCTTCACAACCGCCGGGAATCAATTTCCCCATGCACTATGTGCCCTGAAGCAACAAAAAAGTGGGACCATTTACTTGCCATGTGGACATGGCGATTTCTCGAGCAGGTATGTTCGACCCCTCCCATAAGTGCAACCGAAAAAGTGGAACAGTGCTATTTGTCACGGGCGATTTCTATAATAATGAtgtttgaactatatatataaaaaaaacctGATGGTGTAAGCCATCGGGCACAAAAGACATCAACGCTACCGCATCTTTGCTTTTCATAAGTTTATCTTGGATGTCACGCTGTGTGCTGCAGCTCCGAAGGACGCATGCTGCCAGGCACGCATTTACAAAACGGTTAAAGCATTTGCATGCGCGCATTAACAGACAAAGTACAGTAGCTGTGACGCGAGGTAATAATATTGTGGGACGGATCGCCGGGGATCTTCTGTTTATTGTCTTTAATTATGTGTTCATTATTGATTAACAGGAATGTCAAGAATTTTCGTAACGAAAGACGAGACCTTTTCAAAGTGTCGTTTAGCTCATGTCGGCCTCTCTAAAGCATTTTATATTTATAAAATACAGagaatatttattgttttttggCATTTCTTAACGTTTTCTGTAGATATACAGcctcctatcttttttttttcagatattcGAATGCAAAATGACTCTTTAACAGAGTATCGCAACAAGCTCTGCAATTCTCCAAATACAACCGACCCGCCATGGGAAGTTGCGCAGCACATGGACGGTTATTATGCAACGATGCACTATTACAACGAAACGACTAACAACTGTGAAGAGTTAACTGATTCAATTTTTTCCCGTGGTCCTGAGCATGGTGTATTTTTTATCCGGTATGATTGCTTGCGCAGCTGCGTCCCAGGTATGTGCACGAACGCACTCTAGACTTCCTTTTGCATTTTCTTAGAAAAGTGCGCAGACAGTGAGTGATACACGCTTCCATTAGCTTCAGTCCAACtgcgaacgcgcgcgcgcacacacacatacacgattgccaatttttttcttacattcACTATCTTCGTATAACAacagaaataataataaaggctgAAGGTAAAATTACTTCATAGAAATGCCAATGAATTCACCCTTAGGACAGGAGCGTTAGTATAGCATAGTTGAAGACCTTTTGGACATACGCAGTGCGTTTGCAAGTCACTGCCAACATGGTGCTCTGTTCCGACTAAGAATCTTTTAGCACACACAAGCCAATTGCCTACGCTGAGTTGATAGGGACAGACGCACACCTTAACGGTATTTAGAATACAGCAGGCCGGGTAAGTTGCGTGACGTAATTTTCGCCAAACTGCAGCGTCACGATGAGTTTTTCGAGTGTTTGACATTTTCTTTGCCCTTATTTGCAGTGATGGCCGGTTCTGTTCTTTTGAGGGGATTTATTGCCATGACGACATTATCGCGCTAGAACATTTCTGCGTGTTTTGATGTGAAATCAAGATACAGCATAACTAGAGACTACACATACGTGTAACAGGTCGTGCGCTGGCTTTAGATTATGCATTATACGTGTGCAGAGGCACGAAGTGCAAATGCGTCTAACACTTTATTCCTGCTAGTGCACCTCCCGTCACGCCGAACTTGAGGTCCACGACGAAGCCGCAATTTCGTTGCCTTAGACGGTCGTGTCGCGGCTTGCCCCATGTGCATATACAGTAGTGCCTCGTTGCGATGACCCTCGTTAATTATGGGTGGCAGAAATTATGCACAATTCTTGCTGGCGAAACGTTTTGCAAAAGATCGACTCCCAAATTACGTGCGATCGGCGTAATATTTCTATAATGTGTTAGCTTCACCAATAAACTGTGGCTGCTCTACCAAACTCCTCCCCTTTTCTTATGATTTATTGAAGAAATATGGCAGTCGTTTGGAATTTCAGAAACACAAAGCCTTCCGTTCCAACCTTCAAGGTACGTGAGGTGCGCCAACCTGCAATGGGAGTTTTGAAAATAGGGGCGGCGATAACCCACCTAATTTTCCTCAGATTTTGACAAATTCTACTGTGATAGAAAAAAAGTGCAGAAAGAAATTTTATTACAGCATTTTTAAAAGTAACAGTTGTTTGTTTTCGATCAAGATTCATATCATAGACGACCTGCTTGGAGCACAATGTTCATCAGGAACCAATATTAAAGAGGCATGACTTCTTCGTCGTGGACGTGCGTCCACTAAAAATAAGTCGTTACTCCAGCGCTGTGGCGTTGGGGAGTCTTTTTTCTTTGGTTTTGTCACTTGCCCGTTCTTGCGATGCATCTTTAAAACAAAATTTATTTATGCAGTGATAGCTATTGGAGGGCCCTTGAGTGCGTGTAGGTTAGGTGAGCTTAGAATTAACCGCACAGTAACATTTATGCAAGCTCTATTTCCAGGAAATATGTTTAGCCAAAATGATGTTCTCAGGTTGCAAGCAGAGAAAGAGAAGGTAGAAGAGAAATCGACTAAGCTCTCTCACTCTATTTGCTACATGTTGAGTAACTAAACTTAAGAAGTGTAAGTATCGTATATTATTTGTCGTCGAAATGAGATCGGGAACACAAACTATAAGAATATTGCGTGCAGAATTGATTAGTTGAAGTACACAGTTCCTTTTTCCCAAAATACTCTTCGTGCGGAATTCATTTTTGTCGTGCACTTTAGCGGTCCAGAGTGACAGCAACAAACATTGCTACTGTTGCCTGAGAACGTGGACACGAACGTTCTCCGTTCAGTAGCACTCTACATCATCATTTTTCTTTTAACGTTGGTCCCCAGCTGTTCAAAAAAGTAATTTACTTTTATAGCGCTCTCGGTAGGCAataaaaattccgtaaaaatGGGTAGCCGCTTTGCTGTAATACTTCACACACAGAAGTGAGCTGCTGTTCCTCTACCCTTGACAATATATTGTGTCTACATTTTCTTTCGTTTTGCTATAGGGAAGGATTCTTCATTCTGCACCCATCCTCCGTATAACCAAACTAATGAAGGTGAAGCAGGCGCAAAAAGGGCCTGGTTTTATAACATTACAAGTGAAGAGTGTCATCAATACCGGGCCAGAGGTAATCCATGGAAATTTCCGAAACAAGTTAATGGTTTTGGAGCCAAAGGCTTTTGCGAGAACAACTGCGCGTGAGTACTCGTACCTAATGTTCATGCGTCCTGGTTGACATCCGGCGGACCCAAGTGATtgtccttttttttgtttttcaggagGTTCAACAGGAACAACGTGAATGGTTCAGAGGAATGTAAGTTTTCTTTACAAACTCATGGAATTCGACGTTGCGTCTTCAATATATTTAAATACGTTTCATATGATTTGTACCGAGGCATTTTAATGCTGACCTATACGGAGCACTTCGTGCAGGAACACGTTGAAATTGGCCCGAGCAAATAGCAAGCTTTCCGCACAGTACTGAGCCCGAATAATGAAGCACGAGAACGTTATTGCAGCGGAAGATGGCGAAATAGCAATTCTACAATTACTGCTTACTGGGACAGATTCAACTAGCGAAATTGAAGTCGGTCGGTGCTCCCAATTTGTTAATTTAATGGGACTTCAGGAAAGACGGTGTGCCTGTAGCGTGAAAGACACAACACAAGGTATATAGGTTAAACACGCAAGAAGCGCTACTACCTTTATTTtttgtcctcttttttttttgctctgtaaAGCCCGTCAAATCAGGCAATGCAAGCTAGCAGTAGATTGTGCTCTAGTGCCCAGCCAGCAAAACGACTCTTCAGATCGTCGAAATGAATCTGACTGCTGAAGTACATGTGCTATTTATACATCCGCAATAAATTATGAAAGGGACCAATACAAATCGTCTTGCCAACTCCGAGGTGTACTGAGAAGGTTTGGGCACGCGGTAACAAATCATCAACGAGAACTGGTGGTGTGCTCAAGGCAAGGCAGAAAAGCTCGCCCACTGTGCGAGCACACAACTTAGGTTCCTTCAGTtaggacagacagacaaagaactttatttatggtcctgaggaaccgctttagggtacctcccttttcaggcagttcccgtagccgtcgcgggccgcacccacgtcggggtcggaagatcgtggtcctccgccctgtcgcaggccctctggacagcccgtagttgctctgagaggtcgccgctcttaagggctgcctcccagtccgttagagtggtaagcgatgagctgcgtaacgcagggcattgccagagcatatgagataaagagcagtacgcctccccacagtctggacagtggggatctacattaggcgcgaagtgactgaatcggcccctggaggggaacgaccccgtttggagcatgcgaaaggccgatgattgtggtctagtgagtttaggatgtggtagcggaaaggcccgccgagcaagttgataatgtgccaagatttcatggaaggtgaggagcgaatccctgtacagtcctaagtcgccgcccgtgagtctaccggaaccaccgcggtgtgttatacctcgcgcgcagtcatgggctaactcattggcgttaacaacctcagagtgcacattgattcccctatgggccgggaaccattttatgatatgaaaaccagcagccccctcggtgccgaggatggccgccgcctcctttgatatcgagccggaggcgaacgctcgggctgcagacctagagtctgtgaagatatgggtacgtagagggtccttcagtgctatagctacagcaacctgctcggctactgttgcagaaaccttccgcacggatgctgagttaatgagagagccattggaatcaaccgaaactgcgacatagtgatcagaacgcccgtactgggcggcgtcaacgaaacatgcaagattcggagtggccgcagccacttttaatagggaacgagcccgggctacccggcgccctacattgtattgagggtggacgttacgtggcaggggatctaccttgaacgtatctctgaccattggtgatagggtcgcgttgcgctccatgatttcctggtgaccgcatTCAACGGATTCTAGGATACGTCTCCCCGCTCgcgatgatgagagtcgtattatttgggccactcgttgggcctcgatcacctctgacagggtgttgtgcatgcctagttgcatgagacgctcggtgctggtagtgagtggtaaacccagcacgcgcttgatgcttttgcgcatgagggcgtcgattttggcctcttcccgtttagaccagcgcaaagcggaagctacatagttaacgtggctcataagaaacgcgtggtagagcctgaggagattgctttcacttaaacccccccggcggttcgagaccctgaggataagcctaagcatattctccgtcttggtggtgatgcgggctatagtctgtgagttgcccccgagtgattccagcaagagtccgaggacccggatggtatccactctggggatttgttctccgttcctcgtatagacggctatgggaacttgatctaagggtgtggagcacctaaccccccgtctggtgggcctatacaatagaagttcggacttggttggtgacagactcaggcccgtgtctagtaggaagtgttctgtgatgtcgagcgcctcttggagcgcactctcaactgcagcgtcagaccctcccatgcaccacacggtaatatcatccgcgtagagggcgtgaccagttcctcttactgtggtcagtctttccgagaggcccttcatggcgatgttaaacagtaggggagagatgaccgccccttgcggagtgcctctcgctcccaatgtaaattctttggatttgacctgccctattttgacagtggccttgcgatccctgaggaaggagctaacatacgcatggaatcgtgaccccaggcccaggtccgagatcgcgtctagcacgaaccggtgcgagatgttatcaaaagccttggacaagtctagagccaggatgcccctagtgtctctagtgtcatcatcaaggatttgcctctttataagcagcatgacgtcctgtgtggagagtgccggccgaaagccgaccatgttgtgagggaataactcattagtttctatgtgcttagatatacggttatgaatggcatgttcggccaccttgcctacgcaggacgtaagtgagatgggccgcatgttctccggcgcaagaggtttgcctggcttcgggatgagcaccactgaggctgtcttccaggagtcggggacgaggcccgtttcccagattttattgacttcctcggtgagcaacgctactgaatgtccgtccaagtttcggaggagcttattggagattccatccgggcccggtgcagagcgaccgttgagcgtttggagcacctcccagatttcggattctgtgaaggaggcgtcgagctcccccactgcgcccccccggtaacgaggataatccccgtcacaggaggggcccagcgggagatacttttcggccaactcttgcaggaggacgtgttcaaatacgcccgccgccttttgattgtgaactatgcgatcaatggctagtctttgattgcttttgctttgcgaatcgtcgagtaagtgcttgaggaggttccattttcccccggttctcatctgcccatcaaccgaggaacacacttcgttccattgttgtttggaCAGTTCGATTGAATGAGCTTCGATTGCACGATTGAGCTCCGCAATTTTCTTGCACAGTCGGCGATGGAGTCTGTGCGTTCTCCAGCGGGCCAGGATGGAGTTTTTGGCTTCTAGGAGGTGCGCAAGGCGCGCGTCCATCCGATCAACTTTTAGGTCGGTCATAACCACCTTGGTCGCAGCTTGTACGTCCTTCTGTAGTCTTGTGAACAGACTATCGAGATTATCGTAGTCGGTCTGGTCCGCTTCCCGCAATTTccggaaggcatcccagtccgtcactttaaattccctggtaggggctgcgctaattgttagggtaatctccacaatgaagtggtcgctacccagattctcttgcaaatttcgccatcctgctccgggggcgttcttgacgaacgccaggTCCGGAGTGGTATCTCGGACTACCGACGTGCCGATTCGCGTCGGATATTGAGGATCCGTAATCAATTCCAGTGAGCAGTCAGAAACTGCCTGGACTAGGAGATTGCCCTTAGTGGAGTTGCGGGGATATCCCCAGGAATcgtggggtgcattgaagtcacccgatatcactatgggggcccccttggtaagggccaccgcctttgtcatgatcgtggcgaatgcctgccgttgatccgacggcgagctgtataTGTTTAAAAGGAAAACACTGCTCTTAAGCCAATTGTTAGGGATAATTTCGACCATAATGATCTCCACCCTGGTTTTGCCAAGTGGTAATTTGTGTACTTGGAAGGAGCACTTCCGTGCGACCAAGGTTGCTAAGCCCCGCTTTCCCTCCTCCCGTATCGATACGACCCGGTATCCCGGCAAAGTAGGCGTGTCATCGAGAGTTTCTTGTAAAAgaattacgtgcggtttgaccgcctgtgccgaaacgaattgctgcagcggagctttgcgccgttggaaactagcgcagttccactgccacacaaccAGCTTATTTGAATTGACCGCCATGGTGATTGCCTTGGATTGGCCATTCCACCGTATTGTTGACGGGGGAGGCGCTTGCGGGTAAAGGTGCCCGACTGGGCTCTCTCGAAGGCTGCCTAGCCGTAGCTAACGCGGCCTGTCCGCTTTCCAGGGACGCCATCCTTTTAAGGAGGGCGGTCACGCTTTCAGTGAGCTGCTGGATTGCGCGCTGCATGCTTTCTAGGCCTTTGTTATTCGACTCGGTTTCCATAGAGTCAGCGTCCCCCTCTGGGGGCGTGGCCCTACGTTTACTCGAGCGCGCCTGTGGCTCCCCTGTTGGGGGCACCTGTTGCTTCTCGGCTTGCGAGGGGTAAGAATTACGGAGCGACTCAAAGTCGGCCCTCATCTGCTTCATTTCTGCTTTGAGTCTAGCGTTCTCTTGCATGAGTTGAGCGACTCTGGGATCTACTTTATGCtccggcaatgctacctgcgttacctttggagccggcgtcgtctgcttcggcttgACACGATCGGCCCAGGTGGGCGTTTCCCGGATCCGCACCCGGGAGGTAGAGCGCCCTCGGGaacgagagcgccctctggagaggCTGCGTTGTCTACCAGTTGGCGTGACGGAGCGCTCCCTCCTGGGGGCTCccgccgcgctggagtcacgttgccggttctgcttggccagctgttgctgctggggcttgttctttgcgcgcttgcggcgccgccggcgtcttcgtACGACGTATGGGACTTGAAAGCGCTGCTTACACGTTTTGTCCGCCGTAAGATGCGCGCCCCCGCAGAGGGCGCACACCGGCGAACACTGGTGGTCATCGGGTGGGGAGGCTAGTCCGCAGCCTCGGCAATCCTTATTGGTGGGGTTGGGACAGACGTCCGCACGATGTCCCAAACCGCCACACGCGTAGCACACCTCGGTTTGGCGTTTGTACAGCGTGCAGCGCAGAAggctgacgccgcacatgacaTAGTTAGGCACTGTCATGCCGTCGAAGAGGACGACCACTGTTGTGGTGTTCTTGATGCGTTTGATTTCCAGAGCCTTCGGGTTGCGGTGGTTGACGATCATGCGCTGGAGTTGGGTCTCGCTGATGTCTGCGTCGATCCCTCGTATGATCCCTTTGCAGGTGTTGTCTGGGGCCGCGATGTATGCGGCCACCTTGTATAGTCCTTCGCTTATGCGGATTTGCTGGATCCCAGCATAAGCGGAGGCGTTCTTCTTCTCCGGGGTAGAGACGACGAGAACGTTTTGCGTGAAATTAGGGCAAACTATGTCGCCCTCGGTTTCTGTGGGGGCtagtgcagccgccatggccaaggcTTGAGCCAGCCTGATTTGGCTTACTTTCTTGACGTTCAACCCGTCCCTTGGGCGGACAATAATTCTTATGTGCTCCCTCGGTAGTCTACGGAGCCTCGACGAGGCTGCGAGGCGTTGCAGCACGCCTTGCGGGGCAGCCGTGCGGCAGCCGCCCTTCGAGCTCACGTAGGATTTATTGCTCGTTGAAACTTGTGTTTCTTTCCGagttttcttattcttgcccaaCGCTGTCGTCCAGCCTGGGCTGTTGGCTTCTTCGGAGGAGATGTCCTCTCCTACAACCATTTCTACTTCGGGCATAATGCCCCTCTTCGTCGGGTtaggcctaagcctacccgcgcCTAGCTTCGAAGCGGCGTGATCGACACAAAAAGTTCCACAATTTCTGCACAAGGGCCACTCACCGAAGGAAGTCCTCAGAAGAAACCCTGACGAATGACGTGCATGTCAGCGATAGGTGACACCAAAAACAGACCGAAAACATTAACGAAAGCGGGAGCCGATCTTTCCACGTCCGCACTAGtcggcgccttcttcttcttccttcagttAGGAGCGCTTCCTCTGGTTCTCCTTTCTGTGTGGCTGAGGTAACCCATGTCTTTCGCCGCCTTTCAAAGAGTTGGTCAGATGGCGAGTAATGTCACgctgtagtgacggtgaagaaccatAAAGTACCAAAAACTGCGAGTCCCGGCTGTCACTCTTCATTGGGTGAACATGTGCGCACGCAATCTGATTAGACAATGCCCTTTCGCGGTAGAATCGGTGACAGCATTCGAGAATGTTCTCATACATGAAGGTGCGTCTTTCGCCAAGCGATAACATTGTAACAGGGGTTATCTGGTGAAAGACGAAAACATACACAAAGAATGCGCGTCAAATATGTCTGTGTTAAAACAATCATACCTGCCAAACGGAAGTTCGAAGCTTACTTTCTGGCATCTACTATCTCATAACGTGGGCAATGACGGACAATGGAATTACCCAATTCTCGAACGTTACGGTATAGCAAGCTCACCTTGAGCCAAAGCGATAATAGTGCCACATCGGGGATATCGATCACCGGCCATAACATACCTTAAAGCAcacgtggcaaaaaaaaaaggacaacacaTCCAGCGCCTTTGTATATCACCTAATTTCTATGAATGATTACTCCAGAACTGGTACTAATTTAAGGGTTTCCGCCTCGTAGACAATACTTGGGCACTGCTTGGTTTCAATTCTAAAACACTAATTAAGTGCCCTGAATGTAATAATCAATTAAGTTATTCACTGAAGTTTGCTTactattgtgatagcaattatatggacactccaggcgaattctTACCGTCGGCGTTGGCGTCTCCGTGAAGTTTCTCGTAAAGTCCAACTGCGTTAACAACGGGGCCGCGCCCCGTATGGTGTAGGCGCGAGCggaagcttgcgagggtgagccgagaagtatGGTGGCCTCATGTAGAGCTGTGTTATCGtgctcgcaagggaggaaggcatGGAGGGAGCGCGCCGTTTTCTCTCGTGCGAAAGAGGGGGGGCGGGGTAGCGGGGATATGGGCGGGCGCTAGGAGGGAGCTGGAATGAGGACATGTGTGTGgcgcatctcctcttctactGCAGCAGCGGCGGCTGACCTCGGCCCCGTGGGTCTTATATTGGAGGCAATCTacgctgggttcgaaggctaaccgacctgagatagctgatggcttcgtgtgcgctgtgttgtgGTTCTCatatttcgcgttgaagcgagagtcaGCATgcaggggaattcgctcgccgctgccgcCACTCTATCACGCCAGCGAGGCGAGTGTCCGCAGTAATTGAGTGatatgtgttcgtgtttgcctgtgcgcgcgtttgagaacgtgcttggtaatttagtttgtaagcgaatgtttacggctgtttatgcagctgatagaacgactaaccttacttcgtatagctgtctaatgatttcttgttgcaatcaatgcttcacctcTTGGGCAAAACTGTTACTTTTTTAATCAATAGTTCGCTTAGAGATCTACAAGGCTGGATTTCCTGCATTACTTCATTGCCCATAACATGGCGGCCAGGACTGTTTAAGTGGTGGTTAGCATAGGTAGCTGGCGCGCTGTCATGTTATTCGTGTGCTAAATACGATGGGAAGGAACGTACGAAAATAATATGGCAAATCGAAACGATCGCTACCAAGTGCTGTCGCCCTGTCATAGTGCTCGTGCAAACAATCaccgaggaagcacgccgtcttacAAATGTTGTATATCTTGTCGCAGGTGATAAGATAGTGTCTTGCACCGACAAACCACCCGGTTTATGTAACGATACCAAAGAAGGTAGAAGATACTTTTACAACAGCACTGCAGGAGAGTGCCAGGAGTACTTATTCTGCGACGACATGTGGCCATCAAATGCTTCGGCGGTCAACTACTTCCTAACAAAACAACTTTGCGAGC encodes the following:
- the LOC119458042 gene encoding carboxypeptidase inhibitor SmCI-like, coding for MRRLCTFISAYVLTTAAFADIRMQNDSLTEYRNKLCNSPNTTDPPWEVAQHMDGYYATMHYYNETTNNCEELTDSIFSRGPEHGVFFIRYDCLRSCVPGKDSSFCTHPPYNQTNEGEAGAKRAWFYNITSEECHQYRARGNPWKFPKQVNGFGAKGFCENNCARFNRNNVNGSEECDKIVSCTDKPPGLCNDTKEGRRYFYNSTAGECQEYLFCDDMWPSNASAVNYFLTKQLCELSCGQFNSGQPTGSDAALTEAGDSVSSSALVA